A part of Aegilops tauschii subsp. strangulata cultivar AL8/78 chromosome 2, Aet v6.0, whole genome shotgun sequence genomic DNA contains:
- the LOC109783857 gene encoding peroxisome biogenesis protein 3-2, whose amino-acid sequence MFQLGSTHGKGFWARQRWKMLLSLGVAGAGYAAYRFYDAHQKQLVRVEQHRGGARRRRDHQESRISDTTTLPFAMHSRRSRIMEELDTSHLTERLLQGWSGLDDAEVVIFVGPVTAYAYSFNFSLLLVL is encoded by the exons ATGTTCCAGCTTGGCTCCacccacgggaagggcttctgGGCGCGGCAACGGTGGAAGATGCTCCTCTCACTGGGCGTCGCCGGCGCCGGCTACGCGGCCTACCGCTTCTACGACGCGCACCAGAAGCAGCTCGTCCGGGTGGAGCAGCACCGAGGAGGAGCGCGCCGCCGACGAGATCATCAAGAATCA AGGATCTCGGATACAACCACGCTGCCATTTGCTATGCACTCCCGACGTTCGCGGATAATGGAGGAGCTGGATACTTCGCACCTGACCGAGAGGCTGCTGCAAGG GTGGAGCGGGCTGGACGACGCTGAAGTagtcatcttcgtcggccccgtCACTGCGTACGCATACTCCTTCAATTTTTCCCTCCTACTG GTGTTGTGA